In Bactrocera oleae isolate idBacOlea1 chromosome 3, idBacOlea1, whole genome shotgun sequence, a genomic segment contains:
- the NimC3 gene encoding uncharacterized protein NimC3, whose amino-acid sequence MFQSAPAHLSVRQPIQHGTNVSLYTLLICCLLSLNAAATFTITGKYCQRNVSVKYQEPVLHTNDRQHIQRSADLSGVLETAENSTLLAHVAIANATANYLIYESRVRWETTNVCCPGYSPLLFSFCEPICDTTCPRFSYCATPNQCQCLPGYEQHHPNNKKLHLLDCRPVCANGCPPHSHCVARNRCQCREGFRNTSKWWFLPLKCERIRCAAPDQRYDVAQRLCVKIEMSMEQLMRKVAERLAKGLNNIAAEDSGEQSNDEEATSEEVDSEIVTENNS is encoded by the coding sequence ATGTTTCAATCGGCACCAGCACACCTGTCCGTCCGGCAACCAATTCAACATGGAACCAATGTGAGTTTATATACGCTGCTGATCTGTTGCTTACTCAGCTTAAACGCTGCCGCAACATTCACCATCACCGGCAAATATTGCCAACGAAATGTTAGTGTCAAATATCAGGAGCCAGTGCTGCATACGAATGACCGCCAACATATACAACGTAGCGCAGATCTCAGTGGTGTTTTGGAAACAGCAGAGAATAGCACGCTTCTAGCCCACGTCGCTATAGCCAACGCCACCGCAAACTATCTCATATACGAATCGCGCGTACGCTGGGAAACCACCAACGTTTGCTGTCCTGGCTACAGTCCCTTGCTCTTCAGCTTTTGTGAACCCATCTGTGATACAACCTGCCCGCGTTTCAGCTATTGTGCCACGCCCAATCAGTGCCAGTGTTTGCCAGGCTACGAGCAGCATCATCCGAATAATAAGAAGCTGCACCTGCTAGACTGTCGGCCAGTCTGTGCCAATGGCTGTCCACCGCATAGTCACTGTGTGGCTCGAAATCGCTGCCAGTGTCGTGAAGGCTTTCGAAATACCAGCAAATGGTGGTTCCTGCCACTGAAGTGCGAACGCATACGGTGTGCAGCGCCCGATCAGCGTTACGATGTCGCACAGCGCTTGTGCGTGAAGATAGAGATGAGCATGGAACAACTAATGCGAAAGGTCGCTGAACGCTTAGCAAAAGGTTTGAATAATATTGCGGCGGAAGATAGCGGAGAGCAGAGCAATGACGAAGAGGCAACAAGTGAGGAGGTGGATAGTGAAATTGTGACAGAGAACAATTCGTAG
- the NimB5 gene encoding von Willebrand factor D and EGF domain-containing protein, giving the protein MTTVFTSKQFSLCCFVLLCLHFIVIVSNAESQQHHHRQQRQPYGGDTVDSQDADDATNDVSPYQRSSYRGRDTARRQFNENDVNYQFGNRQLATSGAEQLSRRQLRKQQQRLEKQARSQVPPIEMTSEGNKCHIWVPVEMINKYPYAQRIQLDQRNQQQKILVCCAGYAPFRWRGNTLCQPLCENCRNGRCIAPNVCECFDNFVANDNGDCVFACPLGCLNGRCFLDGTCQCDAGFKLDETRKFCRPICSNGCGMNPRHNCTEPEVCGCAKGYQLTNDGCVAACDPDCGEGGECREPNLCYCRPGYELKDGVCQRDCYQKCDNGICYSNNRCICNPGFTYHERSTQCVPN; this is encoded by the exons ATGACAACAGTTTTCACTAGTAAACAATTCAGTTTGTGCTGCTTCGTGTTGTTGTGTCTacattttattgtaattgtCAGCAATGCTGAAAGCCAGCAGCATCATCATCGACAACAACGTCAACCTTACGGTGGTGATACTGTTGATTCTCAAGATGCGGACGATGCAACAAATGATGTGTCCCCGTATCAGCGCTCTTCCTATCGCGGTAGAGATACTGCACGCAGGCAATTCAATGAGAATGATGTAAATTATCAGTTTGGTAATCGGCAGTTGGCAACATCGGGTGCAGAGCAACTGTCGCGTCGTCAACTGCGGAAGCAACAACAGCGTCTAGAGAAACAGGCGAGAAGTCAAGTGCCACCCATCGAAATGACATCGGAGGGAAACAAGTGTCATATTTGGGTGCC AGTGGAGATGATCAACAAATATCCGTATGCGCAACGCATTCAATTGGATCAACGCAATCAACAGCAAAAAATTCTGGTTTGCTGCGCTGGCTACGCGCCATTTCGTTGGCGCGGCAACACGCTTTGCCAACCGCTCTGCGAGAATTGTCGCAATGGCCGCTGCATAGCGCCCAATGTATGCGAATGTTTCGATAATTTCGTCGCCAACGATAATGGCGATTGTGTATTCGCCTGTCCGTTGGGTTGTCTGAACGGACGCTGCTTTCTTGATGGCACCTGTCAATGCGATGCCGGCTTTAAGTTGGATGAGACGCGTAAATTTTGTCGGCCCATTTGCAGCAATGGCTGTGGTATGAATCCGCGACACAATTGCACCGAACCGGAAGTGTGTGGCTGTGCGAAGGGTTACCAGCTTACAAATGATGGTTGTGTGGCAGCATGCGATCCGGATTGCGGTGAAGGTGGCGAATGCCGTGAGCCGAATCTATGTTACTGCAGACCTGGCTATGAACTCAAGGATGGTGTGTGTCAGCGCGATTGTTATCA GAAATGTGATAATGGCATTTGCTATAGCAATAATCGTTGCATCTGCAATCCCGGCTTTACATATCATGAACGCTCGACACAGTGTGTGCCCAATTAG